DNA from Synechococcus elongatus PCC 6301:
TCTTGAGCAGGCTGAGGGCAACCAGCAGCAGCACGCTATAGAGACTGGCAATAATCAGCTCGCCGCCCAGAAAAGCCTGAAACTTTTGGCGGAGACCAATCGCAAGGCGATCGCGCCAAATCGCAGGCAAGCGTTGCAGCACTGTGCCGCTCACTTCTTCGCCATACATCAGTAGAAAGAGGGTGAGTACGACGGTGATCAGAAAGTTCAGTGCCCCGTCAAAAAATTCGAGGGTGAGGCTCAGAAGTTGGGTACTGAGGGTTTCCACCAGATCTGTCACTTCTGTCACCACCCGCTGAAACAGACTGACCCAATCCAGCGGCAGGTTGAAGGATAGGGTCCAAGCTTCGAATTGCAGCACCTCCAGTTTGGCGGTGTCGTACCAATGGGGTAGCGCCCGAGTCAGAACATTGACTTCGACTAATAGCGGCGGCAAGAGCCAAGTTGCGAGGGCGATAATCAGCGCAATGCCTCCGCCCAAGACTGTCAACAGAGCGAGCGATCGCGGCAGGCCTCGTTGCACGAGCCAGCGCACGGGGAGATCCAGAATGAACGCCATCAG
Protein-coding regions in this window:
- a CDS encoding AI-2E family transporter; this encodes MLADWRTWPAVIRWLLLAPLLALNFWLLQLLLDWLQPLTNMVLVAALMAFILDLPVRWLVQRGLPRSLALLTVLGGGIALIIALATWLLPPLLVEVNVLTRALPHWYDTAKLEVLQFEAWTLSFNLPLDWVSLFQRVVTEVTDLVETLSTQLLSLTLEFFDGALNFLITVVLTLFLLMYGEEVSGTVLQRLPAIWRDRLAIGLRQKFQAFLGGELIIASLYSVLLLVALSLLKIPFALLLGLVLGLGSLIPFLDILLVISLCGVLLFQDPAIAAKLFITVFLLGQINDNLIEPRLMGQIIGLNPVWILLSVLLGLKIFGILGLFVAVPLASLMSDWLKTGFAPMVVTAATEDPIASGVELP